GGCTCGACCACCGGTACTGCTCGGGCGACGCCACCATGCCGGCCCTCACCGGGTTGAGCTCGATGTACCGATGGCAGGTCAGAAGATACCGCGGTCCGTCGATCACGCTGGCCTTGAAGCGCCCCTCCCACAGGGCTCCCGTTCGCCGGTAGGCATGGTTGACGCAGGGCACGTACCGGCGGCCCACGTATTGAAGCATCCGGCTGATCGACTCCCGCGTCCGCGGCGTGGCGAGCAGGTGGACATGGTTGGTCATCAGCACGTACGCATGGACCTTGCAGCCGTACCGGTGCGCGCCCTCCCGAACCCAGCCGAGGTACGCCAGGCGGTCATCGTCGTCGAAGAACGCCGCCTGGCGGTTGTTCCCCCGCTGCAGGACGTGGGCCGGGACATCGGCCAGAAAGAATCGAGGTTTGCGGGGCATCTTTCCATCCCAACACGTTTGCTGCTTCATTGCGTCGCAGGCTATCATGCCGGAAAGGCTTAAACAACCTCTCGTGCAGAATTTATTTACGGGCTCTGACCCGAATGGCGCTAACTTAAGCAAAAACAAAAATGAAAACAACGAGTTAGAACGGAATCCTCACAATGTGTCGAAGACGGCGCAAGCCGAGAGCATTGGTTTTCTAGCTGGCCAGCGGTTCGGAAGCCAGGGTTTTTTGAGGCGGAAAATCTCTATCCTATTGGTTTTCATGGGGAAAATCATTGAGTTAGCATTCGGCTCTGATTCGACTGGCGCTAACCTAAGCGCAACCGCTTGAAAGTCCTGGGAAGGAAGGCCGGCCGGGATGGTGTATAGTGGAGGTGTCTGTCCCACCCCATCCCGGAGCCGACCTACCATGCATTCTAATCCGACCGCCACCGCCCGGCAACGCTTGCGCATCCAGAACCGCGTCGACAACGCCGACGCCAAGGGCTTCTTCAGCCTCCTCACCGGGCCGGAGCTGCTCGGGGACGTCGAGGCGCTGCTGCCCGAGCACCGCGACCGGCTGTTTCCGCCGACCGAGACCTTGTCGATGTTCATGGGGCAGGCGCTCTCGGCGGACGGCAGCTGTAGCCAGGCGGTGGACGACGCGGCGGTCAAGCGCCTGGTCGCCGGCATGGCGCCGTGCAGCGTCAACACCGCGGCGTACTGCAAGGCCCGCGCGCGGCTGCCGCAGGCGATGGTCGAGACATTGGCCCGGAGCACCGGGAGGCTCGTCGCCGACGGGGCTTCCGACGGGTGGCTGTGGCGGGGGCGGCGGGTGCTGCTGGCCGACGGCACC
The sequence above is a segment of the bacterium genome. Coding sequences within it:
- a CDS encoding transposase, with the translated sequence MPRKPRFFLADVPAHVLQRGNNRQAAFFDDDDRLAYLGWVREGAHRYGCKVHAYVLMTNHVHLLATPRTRESISRMLQYVGRRYVPCVNHAYRRTGALWEGRFKASVIDGPRYLLTCHRYIELNPVRAGMVASPEQYRWSS